A portion of the Brevundimonas pondensis genome contains these proteins:
- a CDS encoding ImuA family protein: MIHDLYAAAPADAVTVNAFGLGMALRAAAGRPIVWGLHEMMAQEAGRPHGPGLHEMGLSPRDLLLVRTRDVQTLLAVGEEALRSPAVGAVLLSAWGEAKAFSLTASRRLALAAESGGGTLFLVRAAAEPCPSAAETRWSVTSCASEPLEGGAPGRPSFSATLLRRRGGGATGTWIMEWDREQRTFRPPAPLSGGLVPLAAQRPAAASGTASRRAA, from the coding sequence GTGATCCACGACCTCTACGCTGCCGCCCCTGCCGACGCCGTAACGGTCAACGCCTTCGGTCTGGGAATGGCGCTGCGGGCAGCGGCTGGGCGGCCCATCGTCTGGGGACTGCATGAGATGATGGCCCAGGAGGCGGGACGGCCGCATGGGCCGGGCCTGCATGAGATGGGCTTGTCGCCGCGCGACCTGTTGCTAGTGCGGACGCGCGACGTGCAGACCCTGTTGGCCGTCGGCGAAGAAGCCCTGCGCAGTCCCGCTGTGGGCGCCGTGCTGTTGAGCGCCTGGGGCGAGGCCAAGGCCTTCAGCCTGACGGCCAGCCGACGACTGGCTCTGGCGGCCGAGAGCGGCGGCGGGACGCTGTTTCTGGTCCGTGCTGCGGCCGAACCCTGCCCCAGCGCAGCCGAGACCCGCTGGTCGGTGACGTCCTGCGCTTCGGAACCTCTGGAAGGCGGAGCGCCGGGGCGGCCGTCTTTTTCCGCGACCCTGCTGCGGCGGCGCGGCGGCGGGGCGACCGGAACCTGGATCATGGAGTGGGATCGTGAACAGCGAACCTTCCGCCCGCCCGCGCCGCTATCTGGCGGTCTGGTTCCCCTGGCTGCCCAGCGACCGGCTGCGGCGTCAGGAACAGCGAGCCGACGCGCCGCCTGA
- the dinB gene encoding DNA polymerase IV, with protein MDVAAPRKIIHVDMDAFFASVEQRDDPALRGRPVAVGHAASRGVVAAASYEARRFGVRSAMPSSTALRKCPELIFTPPRFEVYRAVSAQIHVIFADYTHLMEPLSLDEAYLDVTANIRGLPTASATAEEIRSRILRETGLTASAGVSYNKFLAKLASDQRKPNGQFVVAPGRGEAFVEALPVKRFHGVGPVTAAKMNRLGIETGADLKRQSLAFLQHHFGKSGAWYYGVARGEDHRPVNPNRERKSSGSETTFAGDLVDPAAIEAGLDEMADDVWAWCEKAGSLGRTVTVKVKWADFQQSTRSRSFKEPVTSKARLREIARLLVRSLYPPTRGVRLVGVTLSNLEKASPKAAPGELAL; from the coding sequence ATGGACGTAGCTGCGCCCCGCAAGATCATCCATGTGGACATGGACGCCTTTTTCGCCTCGGTGGAGCAGAGGGACGACCCCGCGCTGCGTGGTCGGCCCGTCGCCGTCGGCCATGCCGCCTCGCGCGGCGTGGTCGCCGCCGCCAGCTATGAGGCACGTCGTTTCGGGGTACGCTCGGCCATGCCTTCGAGCACGGCCTTGCGCAAATGCCCCGAGCTGATCTTCACGCCGCCGCGCTTCGAGGTTTATCGGGCCGTTTCCGCGCAGATCCACGTCATCTTCGCCGACTATACGCACCTGATGGAACCGCTCTCCCTGGATGAAGCCTATCTCGACGTCACGGCCAACATCCGGGGACTGCCGACAGCGTCCGCGACGGCCGAGGAGATCCGGTCAAGAATTCTCCGGGAGACCGGCCTGACGGCGTCTGCCGGCGTGTCCTACAACAAGTTTCTGGCCAAGCTGGCTTCGGACCAGCGCAAACCCAACGGCCAGTTCGTGGTTGCGCCGGGGCGGGGAGAAGCCTTCGTGGAGGCTCTGCCGGTCAAACGCTTTCATGGCGTCGGGCCGGTTACGGCGGCAAAAATGAACAGGCTAGGCATAGAGACCGGCGCGGACCTCAAGCGTCAGTCCCTGGCCTTCCTTCAGCATCATTTCGGCAAGTCGGGCGCCTGGTATTATGGCGTAGCGCGGGGAGAGGATCATCGTCCCGTCAATCCGAACCGCGAACGCAAGTCCAGCGGGTCGGAAACAACCTTCGCCGGCGACCTGGTCGATCCCGCGGCGATCGAGGCCGGGCTGGACGAGATGGCGGACGATGTCTGGGCCTGGTGCGAAAAGGCCGGGTCGCTCGGCCGGACCGTCACGGTGAAGGTCAAATGGGCGGACTTCCAGCAATCGACCCGGAGCCGGTCCTTCAAGGAGCCGGTCACCTCGAAAGCGCGGTTGCGTGAGATCGCGCGCCTTCTGGTGCGATCCCTCTATCCGCCGACAAGAGGCGTGCGGCTTGTCGGCGTGACCTTGTCCAATCTGGAGAAGGCCTCGCCTAAGGCGGCTCCGGGCGAGCTGGCGTTGTGA
- a CDS encoding alpha-ketoglutarate-dependent dioxygenase AlkB — protein sequence MFQADLFGQAPGPVVPFGFDYWPDTLSAPEQAAVVEQLQRLNFRPYEHMGYQGFRRIAAFGRRYNPERRELETTEPWPDFLQHLLRRLAGRLGLDDGPFVQALVNEYAPGAGIGWHRDRPVYGEIIGVSFIAPCVMRFRRKGTAQWRRAGATLDPGSVYRLSGEARRDWQHSISPMTALRYSITFRTLS from the coding sequence ATGTTCCAGGCCGACCTGTTCGGTCAAGCCCCCGGGCCCGTCGTTCCGTTCGGCTTCGACTACTGGCCGGATACCCTGTCGGCACCTGAGCAGGCGGCGGTGGTAGAGCAACTGCAGCGGCTGAACTTCAGGCCCTATGAGCACATGGGCTACCAGGGCTTCCGGCGGATCGCCGCCTTCGGGCGCCGCTATAATCCGGAGCGGCGCGAGCTGGAGACGACCGAGCCCTGGCCGGACTTCCTGCAGCATCTGTTACGACGTCTGGCCGGACGGCTGGGTCTTGATGACGGGCCTTTCGTCCAAGCCCTCGTCAACGAATATGCGCCTGGTGCGGGGATCGGCTGGCATCGCGACCGGCCGGTCTATGGGGAGATCATCGGCGTCTCCTTTATCGCGCCCTGCGTCATGCGCTTTCGCCGCAAGGGGACGGCCCAGTGGCGTCGCGCCGGCGCGACGCTGGATCCGGGCTCGGTCTATCGGCTTTCCGGCGAGGCGCGGCGGGATTGGCAGCATTCGATCTCGCCGATGACAGCCCTGCGCTACTCCATTACTTTCAGAACGCTATCCTGA
- a CDS encoding DUF6880 family protein — protein MARQPRISTRLSAANLVHLGAPRLADLLIEAGAGNANLKRRLRLELAAEAGPDLLALEIDKRITAVFVARTRVSWRKRGELIDDLNTHRDMIVERLAPEAPGEALAVLIRWFDLYPGLAARVKDTKGELPAAFEAAAPDLFALAETVDDQALRDLIDALRRRPQDYARWVFAAGEALGPLTARRLLDNLDPSARKTPAGRNLLRRLADRAGDLDLWLSLVTPEQAGSPDIAADIARRLLAAGRVAEARAALEGALNLSPLNRRWTFGHNPTDGAPRLTPAWEAACIDVLDAEGHRQEAQDLRWSLFERDLSAPVLRDYLSRLPDFDDVEALDLAFAHASTHPDFEAAMRLLMDWPAHREAAALVLARPREARQPRPQSGDWKSRLAQRYPEAAEILTN, from the coding sequence ATGGCGCGACAACCCAGGATCTCGACCAGGCTTTCCGCAGCCAACCTCGTCCATCTCGGGGCGCCCCGCCTGGCGGACCTGCTGATCGAGGCCGGCGCCGGGAACGCCAATCTCAAGCGCCGTCTTCGTCTAGAACTGGCGGCCGAGGCCGGTCCCGACCTCCTCGCCCTTGAGATCGACAAGCGCATCACCGCCGTCTTCGTCGCCCGCACACGTGTATCCTGGCGCAAGCGCGGCGAACTGATCGACGACCTGAACACGCACCGCGACATGATCGTGGAGCGCCTGGCGCCCGAGGCTCCCGGCGAGGCGCTCGCCGTTCTCATTCGCTGGTTCGACCTCTATCCTGGCCTGGCCGCCCGCGTGAAGGACACCAAGGGGGAACTGCCCGCCGCCTTCGAGGCCGCCGCGCCGGACCTCTTCGCTCTCGCCGAGACCGTCGACGATCAGGCGTTGCGCGACCTGATCGATGCTCTGCGCCGCCGTCCGCAGGATTACGCGCGCTGGGTCTTCGCCGCCGGCGAGGCCCTCGGCCCGCTCACGGCGCGACGGCTGCTGGACAACCTGGACCCTTCAGCCAGGAAGACCCCGGCGGGCCGCAACCTCCTGCGTCGCCTGGCGGACCGGGCCGGGGATCTCGACCTCTGGCTTTCCCTCGTCACGCCCGAGCAGGCCGGCTCGCCAGACATCGCCGCCGATATCGCCCGCCGTCTCCTCGCCGCGGGACGCGTTGCGGAAGCCCGCGCCGCCCTTGAAGGCGCCCTAAACCTTTCGCCGCTCAATCGTCGCTGGACCTTCGGCCACAACCCGACGGACGGCGCCCCGCGCCTGACCCCTGCCTGGGAAGCCGCCTGCATCGACGTGCTCGACGCCGAAGGACACCGCCAAGAGGCCCAGGATCTGCGCTGGAGCCTGTTCGAGCGCGACCTGTCGGCGCCCGTTCTTCGGGATTACCTCTCACGACTGCCCGACTTCGATGATGTCGAGGCCCTGGACCTGGCGTTCGCACACGCCTCGACCCATCCGGACTTCGAGGCGGCCATGCGGTTGCTGATGGACTGGCCCGCCCACAGGGAGGCGGCCGCGCTCGTCCTGGCGCGTCCCCGTGAAGCCCGGCAGCCCCGGCCACAGTCGGGTGACTGGAAGTCACGCCTGGCCCAGCGCTATCCCGAAGCCGCCGAAATCCTCACAAATTAG
- a CDS encoding helix-turn-helix transcriptional regulator, giving the protein MGQFPVKRFLRTPEAGRYLGLSGRTLEKHRTYGTGPVYRKLGGRVVYDMEDLAAWADRGLHRSTSESHLGPHPAAPRGEGAPPARH; this is encoded by the coding sequence ATGGGACAGTTTCCGGTGAAGCGGTTTCTGCGCACGCCTGAGGCGGGGCGTTATCTCGGACTATCCGGCCGCACGCTCGAAAAGCATCGCACCTACGGCACAGGCCCCGTCTATCGGAAGCTTGGCGGCAGGGTCGTCTATGATATGGAAGACCTTGCCGCGTGGGCTGATCGCGGCCTCCATCGATCGACCAGCGAATCCCACCTGGGTCCTCACCCCGCAGCTCCGCGTGGAGAAGGCGCGCCTCCCGCCCGACACTGA
- a CDS encoding TrmH family RNA methyltransferase: MNLIRVLDAVDPRICAFRDVKERDLTGRQGLFVAEGEVVLRVLVSAASRCEPVAVLIAEKRLEALRDILECLPEDVPVYTAPQDVLDGIAGFHLHRGILALGRKPGAPALEDFLEGMPDRAVLVGACGIGNHDNMGGLFRNAAAFGAAGLLLDTTCCDPFYRKAIRVSVGAALRTPFVEGVTAAAMVEALQARDFEVLALTPSAAETLAQLKPAPRTAILLGSEGPGLPAEVIARCRPLAIRMSGGFDSLNVATTSAVALHHLTRAAETPWGA; the protein is encoded by the coding sequence ATGAATCTGATCCGTGTTCTCGATGCCGTCGATCCTCGCATTTGCGCCTTTCGCGACGTGAAGGAGCGCGACCTGACTGGTCGTCAGGGTCTGTTTGTAGCCGAGGGCGAGGTGGTGTTGCGGGTGCTGGTCTCGGCGGCGTCGCGTTGTGAACCGGTCGCGGTGTTGATCGCGGAGAAACGGCTGGAGGCGCTGCGCGACATCCTGGAATGTCTGCCGGAGGATGTGCCGGTCTATACTGCACCGCAGGACGTTCTGGACGGGATCGCGGGTTTCCATCTGCACCGGGGTATTCTGGCGCTGGGCCGCAAGCCTGGGGCGCCGGCTCTGGAGGACTTCCTGGAGGGGATGCCTGATCGGGCCGTGCTGGTCGGCGCCTGCGGCATCGGCAATCATGACAATATGGGCGGCCTGTTCCGCAATGCGGCGGCGTTCGGGGCGGCGGGGCTGCTGCTCGACACGACCTGCTGTGATCCCTTCTATCGCAAGGCGATCCGGGTCTCGGTGGGGGCGGCGCTGCGGACCCCCTTTGTCGAGGGCGTGACGGCGGCGGCCATGGTCGAGGCGCTGCAGGCGCGCGATTTCGAGGTTCTGGCCCTGACACCGTCGGCGGCCGAGACCCTGGCGCAGCTCAAACCGGCGCCGCGCACGGCGATTCTGCTGGGATCCGAGGGGCCGGGGCTGCCGGCCGAGGTCATCGCGCGCTGTAGACCTCTGGCGATTCGCATGTCGGGCGGGTTTGATTCCCTGAATGTGGCGACAACCAGCGCAGTGGCGCTGCACCATCTGACAAGGGCCGCAGAGACGCCTTGGGGGGCCTAG
- a CDS encoding protein-L-isoaspartate O-methyltransferase family protein: protein MDFAAARKVMLDSQVRVNDVTDRDLQAAFGAVERERFCAADRAFSAYADIEPEVAGERRLMLPRDLGKLMQALDARAGEKALVLAGPYAAAVLARMGLTVTAQDSDAAVFDITGAALADEGVSTVVAPLSQPQGEGYDLIVSEAAVPVRPESWIAALRPGGRLAVVERAGPVGKAVLYVRGRDGVSRRELFDCAPPVLAELIPEPAFAL, encoded by the coding sequence ATGGATTTCGCCGCTGCACGCAAGGTCATGCTGGACTCGCAAGTCCGGGTGAACGACGTCACGGATCGCGACCTGCAGGCGGCTTTCGGCGCTGTGGAACGCGAGCGCTTCTGCGCGGCAGACCGCGCCTTCTCCGCCTACGCCGACATCGAACCGGAAGTCGCGGGCGAGCGTCGCCTGATGTTGCCGCGCGATCTGGGCAAGCTGATGCAGGCGCTGGATGCCCGCGCCGGTGAAAAGGCCCTGGTCCTGGCCGGTCCCTACGCCGCAGCCGTTCTGGCGCGCATGGGCCTGACGGTGACGGCGCAGGATTCGGACGCCGCAGTGTTCGACATCACGGGCGCAGCCCTGGCCGACGAAGGCGTTTCAACCGTGGTGGCGCCGCTGAGCCAGCCGCAGGGCGAGGGCTATGATCTGATCGTCAGCGAGGCGGCCGTGCCGGTGCGTCCCGAATCGTGGATCGCCGCCCTGCGCCCCGGCGGTCGTCTGGCCGTGGTCGAGCGCGCCGGTCCGGTGGGCAAGGCGGTTCTCTATGTTCGTGGTCGTGACGGCGTCTCGCGTCGCGAACTGTTTGATTGCGCGCCTCCGGTTCTGGCTGAGCTGATTCCCGAGCCTGCCTTCGCCCTTTGA
- a CDS encoding TolC family outer membrane protein translates to MLKRSRALASVALIALAMGAGAAPAGAETLQEAIGLAYRTNPTLLAQRANQRALDETIVQARSGLRPTVSASAGVDYSRVDTDALGVVESDGATASISLSQNIWTAGRTARGIDAAEANVRAGRENLREVEQQVMTSVIQAYADVVRDMEILRIRQENITVLRRQLDESNARFEVGEITRTDVAQSEARLAQSDADLANAQAQLSVSRAAYAAVVGQAPADMAALPVLPGLPTDFDAALDVALVENPGVQAAIYALQAAEANVAAARAEYRPSARLSASYGGTANDLSGFDLTDRTAFTAGATVSVPLFTGGLNRSRVAQALERANAAQIGVEGERRTVLQSVSSAYAQTVAAKSTLQAGQEAVRAASVAAEGVRQEAQVGLRTTLDVLNQELELRSAQVTLASAHRNQYVAQAQLLAAMGRLGGPNLDPSIDAYDAEANYNAVRSRGGLPWDGAVEALDRVASPSIVPAADVEDAPIDTQLKNEIVRTAPGN, encoded by the coding sequence ATGTTGAAACGCTCGCGCGCGCTCGCTTCGGTCGCTCTGATTGCTCTGGCTATGGGGGCGGGGGCCGCTCCTGCCGGTGCAGAGACCCTGCAGGAAGCCATCGGGCTCGCCTATCGGACCAATCCGACCCTTCTGGCCCAACGCGCCAACCAGCGCGCTCTGGACGAGACGATCGTCCAGGCGCGTTCGGGCTTGCGTCCGACTGTGAGCGCATCGGCCGGCGTGGATTACAGCCGCGTGGACACCGACGCTCTGGGTGTGGTCGAGAGCGATGGCGCCACCGCCAGCATCAGCCTGTCGCAGAACATCTGGACGGCCGGCCGCACCGCGCGCGGCATCGACGCCGCCGAGGCCAATGTCCGCGCCGGTCGCGAAAATCTGCGTGAAGTCGAGCAGCAGGTGATGACTTCGGTCATCCAGGCCTATGCTGACGTGGTGCGGGACATGGAGATCCTGCGCATCCGTCAGGAGAACATCACCGTCCTGCGTCGCCAGCTGGACGAATCCAACGCCCGCTTCGAAGTGGGCGAGATCACCCGCACCGACGTAGCCCAGTCGGAAGCTCGTCTGGCCCAGTCGGACGCTGATCTGGCCAATGCCCAGGCCCAGTTGTCGGTGTCGCGCGCCGCCTATGCCGCCGTCGTCGGCCAGGCGCCTGCCGATATGGCGGCCTTGCCGGTGCTGCCGGGCCTGCCGACTGATTTTGACGCCGCTCTTGATGTCGCTCTGGTCGAGAATCCGGGGGTTCAGGCCGCGATCTATGCTCTGCAGGCCGCCGAAGCCAATGTGGCGGCGGCGCGCGCCGAGTATCGGCCGTCGGCGCGGCTGTCTGCCTCATACGGCGGTACGGCGAACGACCTGTCAGGCTTTGATCTGACGGACCGCACGGCCTTCACCGCCGGCGCCACCGTTTCCGTGCCGCTGTTCACCGGCGGCCTGAATCGTTCGCGTGTCGCCCAGGCGCTGGAGCGCGCCAACGCCGCCCAGATCGGTGTCGAGGGCGAGCGTCGCACGGTGCTTCAGAGCGTCAGCTCGGCCTATGCCCAGACCGTCGCCGCGAAGTCGACCCTGCAGGCTGGTCAGGAAGCTGTGCGCGCGGCCTCGGTCGCCGCGGAGGGCGTGCGTCAGGAGGCCCAGGTCGGCCTGCGCACCACCCTGGACGTGCTGAACCAGGAACTGGAACTGCGCTCGGCCCAGGTCACCCTGGCCAGCGCCCATCGCAATCAATACGTGGCCCAGGCCCAGCTTCTGGCGGCCATGGGTCGTCTGGGCGGACCGAATCTGGATCCGTCGATCGACGCCTATGACGCTGAGGCCAACTATAATGCGGTGCGTAGCCGCGGCGGTCTGCCGTGGGACGGCGCCGTCGAGGCCCTGGATCGCGTCGCTTCGCCGAGCATTGTTCCGGCGGCCGACGTTGAGGACGCGCCCATCGACACCCAGCTGAAGAACGAAATCGTCCGCACTGCGCCGGGCAATTGA
- a CDS encoding DUF2497 domain-containing protein, whose protein sequence is MTDQTAQEPTMEEILASIRRIISEDDAPAETAAAAPEPVVEAAPEPEPVFEAAEPAPVEDEVLELTEPYEAPAAESIGDLDVADVAPFPAAEPAPEPVAAAVYDSLVGESAAASAASAFAGLAATFQKPETPIAAPQDMPFVSGNTVEAMVQAMLRPMLKDWLDANLPGIVEAQVRKEVERIARNAG, encoded by the coding sequence ATGACCGACCAGACCGCCCAGGAACCGACGATGGAAGAGATTCTGGCGTCGATTCGCCGGATCATCTCTGAAGATGACGCGCCGGCCGAAACCGCCGCCGCTGCGCCGGAGCCGGTTGTCGAAGCCGCGCCGGAGCCCGAGCCTGTATTCGAAGCTGCGGAACCCGCGCCGGTCGAGGATGAGGTTCTGGAACTGACCGAGCCCTATGAAGCGCCGGCCGCTGAGTCGATCGGCGATTTGGACGTCGCCGACGTGGCGCCTTTCCCCGCGGCCGAGCCCGCGCCGGAGCCGGTCGCTGCGGCGGTCTATGATTCCCTGGTCGGCGAAAGCGCGGCAGCCAGCGCCGCCTCGGCCTTCGCCGGTCTGGCCGCCACCTTCCAGAAGCCGGAAACGCCGATCGCCGCGCCTCAGGATATGCCCTTTGTCAGCGGCAATACGGTCGAGGCCATGGTCCAGGCCATGCTGCGTCCGATGCTGAAGGACTGGCTGGACGCCAACCTGCCAGGCATCGTCGAGGCCCAGGTACGCAAGGAAGTAGAACGCATCGCCCGCAACGCCGGCTAG
- a CDS encoding valine--tRNA ligase produces MLEKTFEPQAAEPRLYAQWEESGLFAPRAAKPTDGAADAYSIVIPPPNVTGSLHIGHALNNTLQDILARYHRMKGKAVLWLPGTDHAGIATQMVVERQLAAAGNIGRRDMGRDAFIEKVWEWKAESGGTIVRQLRRLGSSCDWSRERFTLDEGLNAAVRKVFVKLHQDGLIYRDKRLVNWDPHFQTAISDLEVEQREQDGHYWHFAYPLADGVTYEHPVAFDEDGKATEFETRGFIVVATTRPETMLGDTGVAVHPEDERYKGLVGKEVILPITGRRIPIVADDYADPTKGSGAVKITPAHDFNDFGVGKRAGLAALNVMDAFARITNEDVPEIPAELVGLDRFAARKAIVARAEEENWLREIEKTKHVVPHGDRSGVVIEPWLTDQWYVDAHTLAQPALKAVEDGATVFEPKSYEKIYFEWLRNIEPWCISRQLWWGHRIPAWYGPNGEIYVAETEEDAREQALADYDSEVVLTQDEDVLDTWFSSALWPFSTMGWPEKTEDLQRFYPTSDLVTAADIIFFWVARMMMMGQHFMGEVPFRRVIINGLVRDEKGQKMSKSKGNVIDPLGIIDELGADPLRFTMAILSGTRDIKLSKQRIEGYRNFGTKLWNAARFSQMNEAKRVEGFDPAGVQQTINRWIRGELTKAERQVSDAIEGGRFDDAAGALYRFVWNVFCDWYLELAKPVFNGADEAAKAETRAMTAWTIDQTLKLLHPVMPYITEELWAELGKEGPARESLLIGAEWPVLPDAFIDASAEAEIGWLVDLVGEIRALRAEMNVPPSAKPPLAFVAPDAVTAERIARHRDLLLTLGRVSEIAVAEAAPAGAVTFVSGGTTAALSLAGIIDLTAERARLEKEIAVFESDIGHVNKKLGNPNFVSRAAPEVVDEQRAKLAEAEEGKVKLQAALARLDAMAGA; encoded by the coding sequence ATGCTCGAGAAGACTTTCGAACCCCAGGCCGCCGAACCGCGCCTCTACGCCCAGTGGGAAGAGAGCGGCCTGTTCGCGCCGCGCGCTGCCAAGCCCACCGATGGGGCAGCGGACGCCTATTCGATCGTCATTCCGCCGCCGAACGTGACGGGCTCGCTGCATATCGGCCACGCGCTGAACAATACGCTGCAGGACATTCTGGCCCGCTATCACCGGATGAAGGGCAAGGCCGTGCTGTGGTTGCCCGGCACCGACCACGCCGGCATCGCCACCCAGATGGTGGTCGAGCGCCAGCTGGCCGCCGCCGGCAACATCGGCCGCCGCGACATGGGCCGCGACGCCTTCATCGAGAAGGTCTGGGAATGGAAGGCGGAATCGGGCGGCACCATCGTTCGCCAGCTGCGCCGCCTGGGTTCGTCCTGCGACTGGTCGCGCGAACGCTTCACTCTGGACGAGGGGCTGAACGCCGCCGTTCGCAAGGTCTTCGTCAAGCTGCATCAGGACGGCCTGATCTATCGCGACAAGCGTCTGGTGAACTGGGACCCGCATTTCCAAACCGCCATTTCCGATCTGGAAGTCGAACAGCGCGAGCAGGACGGCCACTACTGGCACTTCGCCTATCCGCTGGCCGACGGCGTCACCTATGAGCATCCGGTCGCCTTCGACGAGGACGGCAAGGCGACCGAGTTCGAGACGCGCGGCTTCATCGTCGTGGCCACGACGCGCCCTGAAACCATGCTGGGCGATACCGGCGTGGCGGTGCACCCCGAGGATGAGCGTTACAAGGGCCTAGTCGGCAAGGAAGTGATCCTGCCCATCACCGGGCGTCGCATCCCCATCGTTGCCGACGACTACGCCGATCCGACCAAGGGTTCGGGCGCGGTGAAGATCACCCCGGCGCATGACTTCAATGACTTCGGCGTGGGCAAGCGCGCCGGTCTGGCCGCGCTGAACGTGATGGACGCCTTTGCGCGCATTACCAATGAGGACGTGCCGGAAATCCCCGCCGAACTGGTCGGTCTGGACCGCTTCGCCGCGCGCAAGGCCATCGTCGCCCGCGCCGAGGAAGAGAACTGGCTGCGTGAGATCGAGAAGACCAAGCACGTCGTCCCGCATGGCGACCGCTCGGGCGTGGTCATCGAGCCGTGGCTGACGGACCAGTGGTACGTTGACGCCCACACCCTGGCACAACCGGCGCTGAAGGCGGTCGAGGACGGTGCGACTGTCTTCGAGCCTAAGTCGTACGAGAAGATCTACTTCGAATGGCTGCGCAACATCGAGCCCTGGTGCATCAGCCGCCAGCTCTGGTGGGGCCATCGCATTCCGGCCTGGTACGGCCCGAACGGCGAGATCTATGTCGCCGAGACGGAAGAAGACGCCCGTGAACAGGCGCTGGCCGACTATGATTCCGAGGTCGTGCTGACGCAGGACGAGGACGTTCTGGACACCTGGTTCAGCTCGGCCCTGTGGCCCTTCTCGACCATGGGCTGGCCCGAGAAGACCGAGGATCTGCAGCGCTTCTATCCGACCAGCGATCTGGTGACGGCGGCGGACATCATCTTCTTCTGGGTCGCCCGGATGATGATGATGGGCCAGCACTTCATGGGCGAGGTCCCGTTCAGGCGCGTCATCATCAATGGTCTGGTCCGCGACGAGAAGGGCCAGAAGATGTCGAAGTCCAAGGGCAACGTCATCGACCCCCTGGGCATCATCGACGAGCTGGGCGCCGATCCGCTGCGCTTCACCATGGCCATTCTGTCGGGCACGCGCGACATCAAGTTGTCGAAGCAGCGCATTGAAGGCTATCGCAATTTTGGCACCAAGCTGTGGAACGCCGCGCGCTTCAGCCAGATGAACGAGGCCAAGCGCGTCGAGGGCTTTGATCCTGCAGGCGTGCAGCAGACCATCAACCGCTGGATCCGCGGCGAGCTGACCAAGGCCGAGCGCCAGGTCTCGGACGCCATCGAGGGCGGTCGCTTCGATGACGCGGCGGGGGCCCTGTACCGCTTCGTCTGGAACGTCTTCTGCGACTGGTATCTGGAACTGGCCAAGCCGGTGTTCAACGGCGCCGATGAGGCCGCCAAGGCCGAGACGCGGGCCATGACGGCCTGGACCATCGACCAGACGCTGAAGCTGCTGCACCCGGTCATGCCCTACATCACCGAAGAGCTGTGGGCCGAGCTGGGCAAGGAAGGCCCGGCACGTGAAAGCCTGCTGATCGGCGCCGAATGGCCGGTCCTGCCGGACGCCTTCATCGACGCCTCGGCCGAGGCCGAGATCGGCTGGCTGGTCGATCTGGTCGGTGAAATCCGGGCCCTGCGAGCCGAGATGAACGTCCCGCCGTCGGCCAAGCCGCCGCTGGCCTTCGTGGCGCCCGACGCCGTGACCGCCGAGCGCATCGCGCGTCATCGCGATCTGCTGTTGACCCTGGGTCGTGTGTCAGAGATCGCAGTGGCCGAGGCCGCGCCCGCCGGGGCCGTGACCTTCGTCTCGGGCGGGACCACGGCGGCTCTGTCGTTGGCTGGAATTATCGACCTGACCGCCGAGCGCGCGCGTCTGGAGAAGGAGATCGCGGTCTTCGAGAGCGACATCGGCCACGTGAACAAGAAGCTGGGCAACCCCAACTTCGTGTCGCGCGCCGCGCCTGAAGTGGTGGACGAGCAGCGCGCCAAGCTGGCCGAGGCCGAAGAGGGCAAGGTCAAGCTGCAGGCCGCCCTGGCCCGTCTGGACGCGATGGCCGGGGCGTGA